In Pseudovibrio brasiliensis, the following are encoded in one genomic region:
- a CDS encoding bifunctional 2-C-methyl-D-erythritol 4-phosphate cytidylyltransferase/2-C-methyl-D-erythritol 2,4-cyclodiphosphate synthase, protein MSTQNDSSPKQYRDLGGKTVLQRTLEAILSSPQVDLVLPVIHAEDGDAYQNAASTITDPRLIAPVTGGATRQASVACGLKALEEQAPRYVLIHDAARPFITPAVIEDAISALQNGAEAALPAVPVADTLKRADANQQVKETVDRTHLWAAQTPQAFPYSLIWEAHQDAISQEIDSFTDDTALIEWQGKSVTITTGDPQNIKLTTLKDMTNAQEQIAMKNLADLGDIRVGTGYDVHAFEDGDAVILGGISIPHAQKLKGHSDADVGLHAITDAIFGALADGDIGSHFPPSDMQWKGAASDQFLKYAVDRVHKRGGMIAHLDLTLICEAPKIGPHREEMRKQIAQICDLPIGRVAVKATTSEKLGFTGRKEGIAAQACATIRLPFED, encoded by the coding sequence ATGTCCACGCAAAATGACAGCAGTCCGAAGCAGTATCGGGACCTTGGCGGAAAGACTGTTCTGCAAAGAACACTGGAAGCAATTTTGTCCTCACCACAGGTCGATCTGGTCCTGCCCGTCATTCACGCAGAAGACGGTGACGCCTACCAGAATGCAGCCAGCACCATCACCGATCCGCGCCTGATTGCTCCGGTGACAGGTGGCGCAACCCGACAGGCTTCTGTCGCATGCGGCCTAAAGGCACTGGAAGAACAGGCCCCGCGCTACGTTCTCATTCATGATGCCGCACGACCATTCATTACTCCAGCCGTGATAGAAGACGCTATCTCCGCCCTGCAAAACGGCGCAGAAGCAGCCCTTCCCGCAGTCCCCGTCGCTGATACACTGAAACGTGCAGACGCAAACCAGCAGGTTAAGGAAACCGTGGACCGCACCCACCTGTGGGCCGCGCAGACACCACAAGCCTTTCCTTATTCCCTCATCTGGGAAGCCCATCAGGACGCCATCAGTCAGGAAATCGACAGCTTCACGGATGATACAGCCTTGATCGAATGGCAAGGCAAGTCTGTCACCATCACCACTGGCGACCCGCAAAACATCAAACTCACTACCCTAAAAGACATGACAAACGCACAGGAACAGATCGCCATGAAAAACCTCGCAGACCTTGGCGACATTCGCGTAGGCACCGGCTACGACGTGCACGCATTTGAAGACGGCGATGCAGTCATCCTCGGCGGCATTTCCATTCCGCACGCTCAGAAACTCAAAGGCCACTCTGATGCGGACGTCGGCTTGCACGCCATCACAGACGCCATCTTCGGCGCACTGGCAGATGGCGACATCGGCTCCCACTTTCCACCCTCTGACATGCAGTGGAAAGGCGCAGCGTCTGACCAGTTCCTGAAATACGCAGTTGACCGGGTTCACAAGCGCGGTGGCATGATCGCACACTTGGATTTAACGCTGATCTGTGAAGCTCCTAAAATCGGCCCACACCGGGAAGAAATGCGCAAACAGATCGCGCAGATCTGCGACCTGCCCATTGGCCGTGTAGCGGTCAAAGCCACCACCTCTGAGAAGCTGGGCTTTACCGGTCGCAAAGAAGGTATTGCCGCGCAAGCCTGCGCAACCATCCGGCTTCCGTTCGAAGACTGA